From a region of the Nitrospira sp. genome:
- a CDS encoding sugar O-acetyltransferase, with amino-acid sequence MSIERQKMLAGDLYNPLDAELVAARERARDLCRELNDTRECEQAQRRRILQDLFGTGGDTVWMQPPFYCDYGSNIHLGSRVFFNFNCIVLDVCEVRIGDHTLFGPGVQILTPLHPFEAGLRREREFGKPVHIGADVWVGGGAIILAGVHIGARSVIGAGSVATRDIPEGVFAAGNPCQVIRDVS; translated from the coding sequence ATGAGCATTGAGCGCCAGAAGATGCTGGCCGGCGATCTCTACAACCCGCTCGATGCCGAGTTAGTGGCTGCGCGTGAACGGGCGCGTGATTTATGCCGTGAGTTGAATGACACACGAGAATGCGAACAAGCTCAGCGCCGCCGAATTTTGCAGGATCTCTTCGGCACAGGCGGTGACACCGTTTGGATGCAGCCGCCGTTTTATTGCGACTATGGATCGAACATTCATCTCGGCTCGCGCGTGTTCTTCAATTTCAATTGCATCGTGCTTGATGTCTGCGAAGTCCGAATAGGAGACCACACGCTGTTCGGCCCGGGAGTGCAGATCCTCACGCCACTGCATCCTTTCGAGGCCGGTCTGCGTAGAGAACGGGAGTTTGGAAAACCGGTGCACATTGGGGCAGATGTCTGGGTCGGTGGTGGTGCAATCATCCTGGCCGGCGTCCATATCGGCGCGCGCTCGGTGATCGGAGCCGGCAGCGTCGCGACGCGAGACATTCCCGAGGGCGTGTTCGCCGCCGGTAATCCATGCCAGGTCATACGAGACGTTTCCTAG
- a CDS encoding polyprenyl synthetase family protein produces MNIAEYLEQKRIEVDRFLDQVAPPAAVPPTTLHDSLRYSLMAGGKRVRPILTIAAAEALGQTPPGLMAVACSLELIHTYSLIHDDLPSMDNDDYRRGKPTNHKVYGEAMAILAGDALLTMAFDLISRPDLMKGCDPVRQVRIIQELAFGSGNLGMVGGQVFDIQAENQDIDLPTLQNIHKHKTGMLIRAAVRMGAIAAGANDRQLDDMTGYAEDIGLAFQIADDVLNVTGTREELGKNPNTDAERGKKTYPTFYGVDGAKKLADDCVSHAINRLSSFGPSADPLREIARYITNRKN; encoded by the coding sequence ATGAATATTGCGGAGTATCTCGAACAGAAACGAATCGAGGTCGATCGCTTCTTGGATCAAGTGGCCCCACCGGCCGCCGTGCCGCCTACGACACTGCATGACAGCCTTCGGTACAGTCTCATGGCGGGTGGGAAACGGGTTCGGCCGATCTTAACAATCGCGGCGGCGGAAGCCCTGGGCCAAACCCCGCCCGGCCTCATGGCGGTTGCCTGCTCGCTGGAACTCATCCACACCTATTCGCTGATCCACGACGATCTGCCATCGATGGACAATGACGATTATCGGCGTGGCAAACCGACGAACCATAAAGTGTATGGCGAAGCAATGGCCATCCTCGCCGGCGACGCGCTGTTGACGATGGCCTTCGATCTGATCAGCAGGCCGGATCTTATGAAAGGCTGCGATCCGGTACGGCAGGTTCGAATCATTCAAGAATTGGCCTTTGGATCCGGCAATCTGGGCATGGTGGGCGGCCAGGTCTTCGATATCCAAGCGGAAAATCAGGACATCGACCTCCCTACCCTTCAGAACATTCACAAGCACAAGACCGGCATGCTCATTCGCGCCGCGGTCCGTATGGGCGCCATTGCCGCCGGAGCGAACGACCGGCAACTTGACGACATGACCGGCTATGCCGAAGACATTGGGCTGGCCTTTCAGATCGCCGACGACGTGTTGAATGTGACGGGCACGCGCGAGGAACTTGGCAAGAATCCCAACACCGACGCCGAGCGCGGGAAGAAGACCTATCCGACGTTTTACGGAGTGGATGGGGCCAAGAAACTGGCTGACGACTGCGTAAGCCACGCCATCAACCGGCTCTCATCATTTGGTCCTTCCGCCGACCCGTTGCGAGAGATCGCTCGCTATATCACAAACCGCAAGAACTGA
- a CDS encoding NAD-dependent epimerase/dehydratase family protein, with the protein MKALVTGATGFVGAAVVRALLKTGVDVRVIARPGSDSTNLRSLNVENVLGDLRDKESLQQALAGCRHLYHVAAHYALWAKDPSIFYDINVAGTRNLLEAARDVGVERTVYCSTIGAIGLPPGGGLGTEKTPVSLEQMAGHYKRSKYLAEQEVHKLAKAGLPVVIVNPSAPVGEGDVKPTPTGQVILDFMKGRMPAYIETGMNIIDVDDVATGHLLAMEKGRQGERYILGSTNLLLREVFEILSKLTGRKAPALKLPRGAVLPLAYLNHWFANLTGYPPRIPLEGVKMAKYKMHYDCSKAIRELGLPQHPPEVALGKAVRWFRDHKYV; encoded by the coding sequence ATGAAAGCGCTTGTGACCGGAGCGACCGGGTTTGTCGGCGCCGCTGTCGTTCGTGCCTTGCTCAAGACCGGCGTCGACGTCCGTGTGATTGCCCGCCCTGGAAGCGATTCGACCAATCTCCGCTCTCTGAACGTCGAGAACGTCCTTGGCGATCTCCGCGATAAAGAATCCCTTCAGCAAGCCCTCGCCGGCTGCCGACACCTTTACCATGTCGCCGCTCACTATGCCCTGTGGGCGAAAGACCCTTCGATCTTCTATGACATCAATGTGGCCGGCACCAGAAATTTGCTGGAAGCCGCGCGTGATGTCGGTGTAGAACGCACGGTCTACTGCAGCACCATCGGCGCGATCGGCTTGCCGCCGGGCGGAGGACTCGGTACAGAGAAGACCCCGGTCTCCCTCGAACAGATGGCAGGCCACTATAAGCGCTCGAAATATCTGGCCGAGCAGGAGGTGCACAAGCTGGCCAAAGCAGGGTTGCCCGTCGTCATCGTCAATCCCAGCGCGCCCGTCGGTGAAGGCGACGTGAAACCAACGCCGACCGGCCAGGTGATTCTCGACTTCATGAAGGGCCGGATGCCGGCTTACATTGAAACCGGCATGAACATCATCGACGTCGACGATGTAGCCACCGGTCACCTCCTCGCAATGGAGAAGGGCCGGCAGGGGGAACGGTATATCCTCGGTAGTACGAACCTGTTGCTTCGCGAAGTGTTCGAGATTCTCAGCAAGCTGACCGGCCGCAAGGCCCCGGCCCTCAAGTTGCCGCGAGGCGCCGTGCTACCGCTCGCTTATCTCAATCACTGGTTCGCCAACCTGACTGGGTATCCACCGCGCATTCCGCTGGAGGGCGTGAAAATGGCCAAGTACAAAATGCACTACGATTGTTCCAAGGCGATTCGAGAACTGGGCCTGCCCCAACATCCGCCCGAGGTTGCACTGGGGAAAGCTGTGCGCTGGTTTCGCGATCACAAGTACGTATGA
- a CDS encoding carotenoid biosynthesis protein, whose amino-acid sequence MDVFLLFFKTILLRPYVFVFLAAFLFSAIQLIGWPRTWRFWLISWATAFVCEFSSTRTGIPFGWYFYNGSTVGQELYFSNVPFMDSISFSFLLFASYCVALGLLLPRDSAPRIKSVVLKPLRFEVDARTSWTVYALTAFLFAFIDMVIDPVALRGDRWFLGKIYYYPDPGWHFGVPFANYVGWAVVGLISLAIYFPLDRRLPSLSLPQSMTQRLLLGIGLYYGVLAFNLGMTFRIGESFIGMSGLLMHLPVLIILIIRLARTD is encoded by the coding sequence ATGGACGTTTTTCTGCTGTTCTTCAAAACAATCCTCCTGCGCCCTTACGTCTTCGTCTTTCTAGCCGCCTTCCTCTTCTCCGCCATCCAATTGATCGGTTGGCCACGCACCTGGCGTTTCTGGCTGATCAGCTGGGCCACGGCATTCGTCTGTGAGTTTTCATCGACGCGAACCGGCATCCCCTTCGGCTGGTATTTCTATAACGGCTCGACGGTCGGTCAGGAGCTCTACTTTTCCAACGTGCCGTTCATGGATTCCATTTCCTTCAGCTTTCTGCTCTTCGCGTCCTATTGTGTGGCGCTTGGGCTCCTGCTGCCTCGTGATTCCGCGCCGAGAATCAAATCTGTTGTGCTGAAACCCCTGCGTTTCGAGGTGGATGCCCGCACGAGCTGGACCGTTTATGCGCTGACTGCGTTTTTATTCGCCTTTATCGACATGGTGATTGATCCCGTCGCCCTGCGTGGCGACCGTTGGTTCTTGGGCAAGATCTACTATTATCCTGACCCAGGATGGCATTTTGGTGTCCCATTCGCGAACTATGTCGGCTGGGCTGTGGTCGGGCTGATTTCGCTGGCGATATATTTCCCCCTGGACCGGCGGCTCCCTTCCCTCTCATTACCTCAGTCGATGACGCAGCGGCTATTGCTCGGGATCGGACTGTACTATGGAGTCTTAGCCTTTAATCTCGGCATGACGTTCCGGATCGGCGAATCTTTTATTGGAATGAGCGGTCTGTTGATGCATCTACCTGTCTTGATCATTCTGATCATTCGTCTCGCGCGTACCGATTAA
- a CDS encoding c-type cytochrome produces the protein MLKILLSLLILVGLVVLSGALWLAYDIYTSGFSAMAEPHPIEVAVVRQFRRFTIPNAIRDRPNPVPISPVVLSEGLDHFADHCAGCHANDGSGETQIGKNVHPRVPDLRRQEIQSMSDGELFFTIHNGIRFTAMPAWGEGDIDQDRGSWKLVHFIRHLPQLSHKELDRMQSLNPKAPHQGESGEHHH, from the coding sequence ATGCTCAAGATCCTCTTGTCCCTACTGATTTTAGTTGGTCTCGTGGTGCTCAGCGGAGCGCTATGGCTGGCGTATGATATCTACACGAGCGGTTTCAGCGCCATGGCTGAACCGCATCCGATAGAGGTCGCCGTGGTTCGGCAATTCCGCCGTTTTACCATTCCAAATGCGATCCGCGACAGGCCGAATCCCGTTCCTATAAGTCCGGTGGTATTGAGTGAAGGGCTCGATCATTTTGCCGACCATTGCGCCGGCTGCCATGCCAATGACGGCAGCGGGGAGACTCAGATCGGTAAGAACGTACATCCAAGGGTACCGGACTTGCGTCGCCAAGAGATTCAATCGATGTCCGACGGAGAACTGTTCTTCACAATCCACAACGGCATCCGCTTCACTGCCATGCCGGCCTGGGGAGAAGGCGACATCGATCAAGACAGAGGGAGTTGGAAGCTCGTGCATTTCATACGGCATCTGCCGCAGCTGAGCCACAAGGAACTGGATCGCATGCAATCATTGAACCCCAAAGCGCCCCACCAAGGCGAAAGCGGCGAACACCATCACTAG
- a CDS encoding phage holin family protein: MPTLRFARAVHESPFHGGVRTALMRVLITGIAVFLAISTIPGLEAESLTAGIAAVLVLTFLNVILRPILFLLTLPLIVFTLGLFLVVLNALLLQLTSYFVKGFTVSGFWPAVGGALVISLVTTILNSWTVDRHHPFEPQEIEPEPHRPPKIINPD, from the coding sequence ATGCCTACCCTCCGTTTTGCAAGAGCTGTCCACGAATCACCGTTCCACGGCGGCGTGCGTACTGCCCTCATGCGTGTGCTGATCACCGGCATCGCGGTATTTCTTGCTATTTCGACGATCCCTGGGTTGGAAGCCGAAAGCCTCACCGCCGGCATCGCGGCAGTGTTGGTCCTCACGTTCCTGAACGTGATCCTTCGTCCGATCCTCTTTCTGCTTACCCTGCCCTTGATCGTCTTTACCCTCGGGCTGTTTCTCGTAGTGCTGAACGCGCTCCTGCTCCAACTGACCTCGTACTTCGTGAAAGGCTTCACCGTCTCGGGATTCTGGCCTGCGGTCGGTGGTGCACTGGTGATCAGCCTGGTCACCACCATCCTCAACAGCTGGACGGTCGATCGCCATCATCCATTTGAACCCCAAGAAATTGAACCGGAACCTCATCGCCCTCCCAAGATCATCAATCCGGATTGA
- a CDS encoding GAF domain-containing protein produces the protein MNVPATMRSLTFERMTTSPPQAKPTPETHLQRTLNSALNDIGTDSALAAIFHQENGPLVEHASRGFTPRDVQAILRTLSTQRTAALTPTTQDSDGGRTVRLRLITPGAKSLLVVPLRHLNRAYGCLVIGRKEGAAFSKKDRLQLDQMCESMTKALDREGLFNTNVVLSRPYVAQEPPPPQQTGAELFPPMIKHFSPELQEKIETVLAEAHQYVAYDRAWACYYDPLAGNVEVLGIVGDGKGDQKDAKKELKPGQRLTLDSSAAGWAVRHRKPRVDHDLASTQGRFLDHKHLFKDRFQSSLVIPFFVKGQVGGTFTLGAKDPQRYQTTDARTLEPIILKLAELLQTPAPQAAGPPPTDEVGTPGLQPVSAVPSEPIIRKQERQAAIGEFSAFLATEIREPLASIRSQLEEVTGEGILDFDPQTRVENAMRDLIRIEAILNEILDFAKPLELNRHLCRIPEVLESALVVVGTDLEATRIQVTKDYANIIAPVRGDEAKLQQTFLSIFRNACEAMSPGGHLHIQVTQHRAGRGLEVQILIKNDGVPIPAEIVDKVFEPFFTTKSSGIGLGLPSVKKIIEEHGGAIAIGSAVGEGTTVTIRLPGVSRGPAFRHRGRGRRHPRRPN, from the coding sequence ATGAACGTTCCGGCTACAATGCGTTCGCTCACATTTGAACGTATGACCACGTCGCCTCCTCAAGCAAAGCCGACACCGGAGACTCATCTTCAACGGACGTTGAATTCCGCGCTGAACGACATCGGAACCGATTCGGCGTTGGCGGCAATCTTCCACCAAGAAAATGGGCCGCTTGTCGAGCATGCTTCGCGCGGGTTCACGCCCAGAGATGTCCAGGCGATCCTCCGTACGCTCTCGACTCAACGGACCGCCGCCTTGACACCGACCACTCAGGATTCGGACGGGGGACGCACGGTTCGCCTGCGGCTGATCACCCCCGGTGCAAAGTCTCTGCTCGTCGTCCCGCTCCGTCATCTCAACCGCGCTTATGGATGTTTGGTCATCGGACGGAAAGAAGGCGCCGCTTTCTCGAAGAAGGATCGATTGCAGCTGGACCAGATGTGCGAGAGCATGACCAAAGCGCTGGACCGCGAAGGTCTCTTCAACACCAACGTGGTATTGAGCCGTCCCTACGTCGCCCAAGAACCGCCACCCCCGCAGCAAACCGGCGCGGAACTGTTTCCGCCGATGATCAAGCACTTTTCCCCGGAACTTCAAGAAAAGATCGAAACGGTCCTGGCTGAAGCTCATCAATATGTGGCCTATGACCGTGCCTGGGCTTGCTACTACGATCCATTGGCGGGAAACGTCGAGGTATTGGGCATCGTCGGAGACGGGAAGGGGGATCAGAAAGACGCCAAGAAAGAGTTGAAACCGGGCCAGCGCCTCACCTTGGATAGTTCGGCGGCAGGATGGGCCGTCCGCCATCGGAAACCGCGGGTGGATCACGACCTGGCCTCCACTCAGGGCCGCTTTCTCGATCACAAACATCTCTTCAAGGACCGGTTTCAGTCGTCGCTCGTCATTCCCTTTTTCGTCAAGGGTCAGGTCGGCGGAACCTTTACGCTGGGAGCGAAGGACCCGCAACGGTATCAAACCACCGATGCTCGTACGCTGGAGCCCATCATTCTCAAACTTGCAGAACTATTACAGACACCGGCACCGCAGGCTGCCGGTCCTCCCCCGACGGACGAAGTCGGAACGCCGGGGCTCCAACCCGTCTCGGCTGTTCCATCCGAACCCATCATTCGAAAGCAGGAACGCCAGGCAGCGATCGGCGAGTTCAGCGCATTCTTGGCGACGGAGATCCGAGAACCGCTGGCCTCCATCCGCTCGCAACTCGAAGAAGTCACCGGTGAGGGGATTCTCGACTTCGACCCACAGACACGCGTCGAGAATGCGATGCGCGACTTGATTCGGATTGAAGCGATCCTGAACGAGATCCTCGACTTCGCAAAACCCCTTGAGCTGAATCGCCATCTGTGCCGCATTCCAGAGGTGCTTGAGAGCGCCTTGGTGGTGGTAGGAACCGATCTGGAAGCAACCCGTATTCAAGTCACCAAGGATTACGCCAATATCATCGCGCCGGTGCGCGGTGACGAGGCCAAGCTCCAACAGACGTTCCTCAGCATCTTTCGGAATGCGTGCGAGGCCATGTCTCCGGGCGGCCATCTCCATATCCAGGTGACGCAACATCGCGCCGGAAGAGGGCTGGAAGTGCAGATTCTCATTAAGAATGACGGAGTGCCCATTCCGGCTGAAATCGTCGATAAGGTATTCGAACCGTTTTTCACCACCAAGAGCTCAGGCATTGGACTGGGTCTTCCCAGCGTCAAGAAAATCATCGAAGAGCACGGCGGAGCGATCGCGATCGGCAGCGCCGTCGGTGAAGGCACGACGGTCACTATTCGTCTTCCCGGGGTCAGCCGGGGACCGGCGTTTCGGCACCGTGGGCGTGGCCGGCGTCACCCTCGACGACCGAATTGA
- a CDS encoding beta-lactamase family protein — MTHWSIDRCRSYLEMTAQRVPDVAACIAWRRGPESWSGAVGCGHTELPTNSRFSIWSITKTLTAALILQLAARGRIELDSPLAAWLPAVPHADLISIRQCLQHTSGWSDYGALPEYQTAVRQRETPWSFSEFMDRVHAENLLFAPGSGWSYSNIGYMILKKLAETVCEKHFAEILKDEVCDPLGLADTSVIQTREDMLGLTVGYSLDLSSDGQPVDVRSCYDPGWAPPGFAASTVSEVVRFYDGLFAGQLLPAHLLGEMCRVKPIGHAHPSFVTPSYGLGLMADPDNRVGLIYGHNGAGPGYAASAFHIQPRGARPVTVAVLTNTENWQEVEALTLKVGEELAAFG, encoded by the coding sequence ATGACGCACTGGTCGATTGATCGATGTCGCTCCTATTTGGAAATGACGGCCCAACGCGTTCCGGATGTCGCTGCGTGCATTGCTTGGAGACGCGGTCCTGAGAGCTGGTCCGGCGCGGTGGGGTGCGGACACACAGAGCTTCCTACCAATTCGCGTTTTTCCATTTGGAGCATTACAAAAACTCTGACGGCAGCCCTCATCCTCCAGCTGGCGGCTCGCGGCCGAATCGAGCTTGATTCTCCTTTAGCCGCCTGGCTGCCGGCAGTTCCTCACGCAGACCTGATTTCGATTCGCCAGTGTCTTCAGCATACGAGTGGATGGTCAGACTATGGGGCCCTTCCGGAATATCAGACGGCCGTCCGGCAGAGAGAGACGCCGTGGAGCTTTTCAGAGTTCATGGACCGCGTCCATGCAGAGAACCTGTTGTTTGCGCCAGGCTCCGGCTGGTCATACTCCAATATCGGCTATATGATTTTGAAGAAGTTAGCCGAGACCGTATGTGAGAAACATTTTGCCGAAATCCTCAAAGACGAGGTATGTGACCCTCTCGGTCTTGCTGATACATCTGTGATCCAAACGCGCGAAGATATGCTCGGTCTTACCGTAGGTTATTCTCTCGACTTGAGCTCTGACGGACAGCCGGTCGATGTTCGATCTTGCTATGATCCCGGCTGGGCACCACCAGGATTCGCGGCTTCAACCGTTTCCGAGGTCGTCCGATTTTACGATGGTTTGTTTGCAGGACAACTTCTGCCGGCTCATCTGCTCGGTGAGATGTGCCGAGTGAAACCAATCGGACACGCCCATCCGTCATTTGTCACCCCAAGCTATGGGCTCGGACTCATGGCCGATCCAGACAATCGAGTTGGCCTGATCTATGGACACAACGGCGCGGGCCCGGGATACGCGGCATCGGCTTTCCATATCCAACCCCGAGGAGCGAGACCCGTCACAGTCGCCGTCCTGACGAATACCGAAAACTGGCAGGAAGTGGAAGCACTGACCTTGAAGGTGGGTGAAGAATTAGCCGCGTTCGGCTAA
- a CDS encoding DNA-3-methyladenine glycosylase: protein MADTILSRSYFDRPTLTIARSLVGKYLIRENGAGRVAGKIIEVEAYVGCQDRACHASKGRTARTEVLFGPPGMSYVYFIYGMYHMLNVVTERVEFPAAVLIRAIEVDGELIDGPGKLCRELDIDRSLNRHDMTNGRSLWFEDRGARVAREQVEAFPRIGVEYAGDWAKKPWRFRLAERG, encoded by the coding sequence ATGGCCGACACCATCCTTTCGAGGAGCTACTTCGATCGTCCCACGCTGACCATCGCGCGGTCGCTGGTCGGCAAGTATCTCATACGTGAGAATGGAGCGGGACGGGTTGCCGGCAAAATCATCGAAGTGGAGGCCTATGTCGGTTGTCAGGACAGGGCCTGCCATGCCTCCAAAGGCAGGACCGCAAGGACGGAGGTGCTGTTCGGCCCACCGGGAATGTCATATGTCTACTTCATCTATGGCATGTATCACATGCTGAATGTCGTGACGGAGCGGGTCGAGTTTCCCGCAGCCGTGTTGATTCGAGCGATTGAGGTCGACGGTGAGTTGATTGATGGTCCTGGAAAGCTCTGCCGGGAGCTGGATATCGATCGTTCATTGAATCGGCACGACATGACGAACGGGCGATCACTCTGGTTCGAAGATCGAGGCGCACGGGTTGCTCGCGAGCAGGTGGAAGCCTTCCCTCGGATCGGTGTCGAGTATGCCGGCGATTGGGCGAAAAAACCGTGGCGATTCAGATTAGCCGAACGCGGCTAA
- a CDS encoding deoxyhypusine synthase family protein, whose product MKPTSISQFIDHHYRHFNAAAMKDAAHAYRAHLDRGGAMLVTLAGAMSTAELGLSLAEMIRRDKVHAICCTGANLEEDLFNLVAQKHYERIPRYRELTAQDEQALLNRHLNRVTDTCIPEAEAMRRIEAAVATEWTAADRNGVRSFPHEFLYRLLRDGKLKEYYQIDPSDSWMCAAAERDLPMFVPGWEDSTLGNMYAAHCMTGSIKNVNTVRSGIEYMMHLAEWYVKATGEHSLGFFQVGGGIAGDFPICVVPMLSQDLRKEQVPLWGYFCQISDSTTSYGSYSGAVPNEKITWGKLGVDTPKFIIESDATIVAPLIFAYVLGW is encoded by the coding sequence ATGAAACCGACATCTATTTCGCAATTCATTGACCATCATTATCGACATTTTAACGCGGCGGCGATGAAAGACGCGGCGCACGCATATCGGGCTCACTTGGACCGAGGCGGGGCCATGCTGGTGACTCTGGCCGGCGCGATGAGCACGGCCGAGCTGGGTTTGTCCCTGGCCGAGATGATACGCCGTGACAAGGTGCACGCGATTTGCTGCACAGGCGCCAATCTTGAGGAAGATCTCTTCAACCTCGTCGCACAGAAACATTACGAACGTATTCCCCGCTATCGGGAACTGACGGCGCAGGACGAGCAAGCATTGTTGAATCGGCACCTGAATCGGGTGACCGACACGTGCATCCCGGAAGCAGAAGCGATGCGCCGCATTGAGGCCGCAGTGGCGACTGAATGGACGGCGGCGGATCGGAACGGCGTTCGATCATTCCCTCATGAATTCCTGTACCGACTCTTGCGCGACGGGAAGCTCAAGGAATACTACCAAATCGACCCTAGCGACAGTTGGATGTGCGCGGCTGCGGAGCGGGATCTTCCGATGTTTGTTCCCGGTTGGGAAGATTCCACGTTGGGGAATATGTATGCGGCGCATTGCATGACGGGATCAATCAAGAACGTGAACACGGTGCGATCCGGCATCGAATACATGATGCACTTGGCCGAATGGTATGTGAAGGCAACGGGTGAACATTCGCTCGGATTCTTCCAAGTCGGAGGAGGAATCGCCGGTGATTTCCCGATCTGTGTCGTTCCCATGCTGAGTCAAGATCTTCGGAAGGAACAAGTACCACTCTGGGGATATTTTTGTCAGATCAGCGACTCCACCACGAGCTACGGATCGTATTCCGGCGCCGTTCCGAACGAAAAGATCACCTGGGGGAAACTGGGTGTGGACACACCGAAGTTCATCATCGAATCCGATGCCACGATCGTCGCGCCGCTGATCTTCGCGTACGTCCTCGGGTGGTAG